In Pedobacter sp. SL55, the following proteins share a genomic window:
- a CDS encoding SMI1/KNR4 family protein, with protein MSFTSKIEKLQAATKIKIPVLYISFLKQINHLQTYEMQNSAISFYACDLLLERNETYEAKIYEPNYLMIAQDGDLGYFIKTGTETIYSNDLGALGSLEMKIEAPDISVFLKEIEGN; from the coding sequence ATGAGCTTTACCAGCAAAATAGAAAAACTGCAAGCCGCAACTAAAATTAAAATTCCTGTACTTTATATAAGCTTTTTAAAGCAGATAAACCATCTGCAAACCTATGAAATGCAAAACTCGGCAATTTCGTTTTATGCTTGCGATCTTTTGCTTGAGCGAAACGAGACCTACGAAGCAAAAATTTATGAGCCTAATTACTTGATGATTGCGCAAGATGGAGATTTAGGATATTTCATTAAAACAGGTACAGAAACTATTTACTCAAATGATTTGGGCGCTTTAGGGTCTCTTGAGATGAAAATCGAGGCACCAGATATTAGTGTCTTTTTGAAAGAAATTGAAGGCAACTAA
- a CDS encoding DKNYY domain-containing protein, producing MKSIRIVTSLLIIFAMENCNAQDTIPTKLTPPESLQIKINPAPFMDNGPLLDSSLQEPQFLVSGYAFYPKLKKIAYVKKFVHPMSSSGYGRLYYDEIKGIDYHSFEIINSDYAFAKDKNTYYLMGEPLNVQPNNQKIFIDNYYRNIRIVSANSTVLLRPGLNKVDKYIDYKPLGEVVYQKNDSLFLFDGQGMEYIKEPNFDAPSLKQIDWRLYQDHKNLYQTADNKIDKIENEQIVNQHYFKKVKYGTRGGDEGLTVFVGEKNFYRGYRGLMNYKLQNYHFIPNSNFYVYNSCLYFMNGSSFNAIGVSANSILDFNEFDEGLNDPKALRVNYTKTKVLSRDILVYADKLMFKEEDIISVDPKINIANLQYAGILPDALEKIIEKQFDKQYFFHNDLLKDDKDYYVIYRNSLTKVNKAKLSSFKWLNEFYYTYKGTLFGHEDFRYLNYNDPKLKLTDKTINFSKLKVFGMYFTDGIDIWYKSIKTDKTVNEVTIAQNYNTRAFSIRQTIKTFNLEIPNIAFSKLKEVENTEFITDGTYLLFRGNVIGKIDVKTLKVLANNYVEDATQYFLSIMPSAKRI from the coding sequence ATGAAATCAATAAGAATAGTCACTTCACTTTTAATCATTTTTGCCATGGAAAACTGTAACGCCCAAGATACCATTCCAACAAAATTAACACCACCAGAAAGTTTACAAATAAAAATTAACCCAGCGCCATTTATGGATAATGGGCCACTGTTGGATAGCAGTTTGCAAGAACCTCAATTTTTAGTGAGCGGTTATGCTTTTTATCCGAAGCTAAAAAAGATAGCTTATGTAAAAAAATTCGTTCATCCAATGTCTAGCTCGGGTTATGGTAGGTTATATTACGATGAAATTAAGGGTATTGATTACCATAGCTTCGAAATTATTAATTCCGATTACGCTTTCGCGAAGGATAAAAACACTTATTATTTGATGGGTGAGCCTTTAAATGTTCAGCCAAATAATCAGAAGATATTCATTGATAATTATTACAGAAACATTCGTATTGTAAGTGCCAATAGCACTGTACTTTTAAGGCCTGGCCTAAACAAAGTTGATAAATACATTGATTACAAGCCACTTGGCGAGGTGGTTTATCAAAAAAATGATAGTCTTTTTTTGTTTGATGGCCAAGGAATGGAATACATTAAAGAGCCAAATTTTGATGCACCTTCTTTAAAACAAATTGATTGGAGGTTATACCAAGACCACAAAAATTTATATCAAACAGCTGATAACAAAATAGATAAAATTGAAAATGAACAAATTGTAAACCAACATTACTTTAAAAAAGTAAAATACGGAACGAGAGGTGGAGATGAGGGGCTGACTGTATTTGTGGGGGAAAAAAATTTTTATAGAGGCTACAGAGGCTTAATGAATTACAAACTACAAAACTATCATTTTATACCCAACAGCAACTTCTACGTTTACAATAGTTGCCTCTATTTTATGAATGGAAGTAGTTTTAATGCAATCGGTGTTTCAGCCAATTCAATTTTAGATTTTAATGAATTTGATGAAGGTTTAAACGACCCCAAAGCTTTACGTGTTAATTATACCAAAACAAAAGTATTAAGTAGAGATATTTTAGTTTATGCTGATAAACTAATGTTTAAAGAAGAGGATATAATTTCAGTAGACCCAAAAATTAACATCGCCAATTTACAATATGCAGGTATTTTGCCCGATGCTTTAGAGAAAATCATTGAAAAGCAATTTGACAAACAATATTTTTTTCATAATGATTTATTGAAAGACGACAAGGATTATTATGTGATCTATCGCAATAGTTTAACCAAGGTAAACAAAGCCAAATTAAGTTCATTTAAATGGCTTAACGAATTTTACTACACTTACAAAGGCACTTTGTTTGGTCATGAAGATTTTCGATATCTTAACTATAACGACCCTAAGTTAAAATTAACCGATAAAACCATCAATTTTAGTAAGCTAAAAGTATTTGGAATGTATTTTACCGATGGTATAGATATTTGGTACAAAAGCATAAAAACAGATAAAACCGTAAACGAGGTTACCATTGCACAAAATTACAACACAAGGGCTTTTTCTATACGACAAACCATAAAAACCTTTAACCTAGAAATTCCAAACATTGCTTTTAGTAAACTTAAAGAGGTAGAAAATACCGAATTTATTACTGATGGTACCTATCTCCTTTTTAGAGGAAATGTGATTGGTAAAATTGATGTTAAAACGCTAAAAGTATTGGCTAATAATTATGTAGAAGATGCTACTCAATATTTTTTGAGTATTATGCCATCAGCAAAAAGGATTTAA
- a CDS encoding energy transducer TonB — protein sequence MKNKLITTTILCLWLCGFCHAQGTTPDFAFALGKTNYFIVLSNGSAKAQNDTAFYNLYRLGKTQRIGKEIKHVVNRSTGDTLKSGSFETNDHQIFFYVKEKSKPSILRLYTQNEKGLLSLKTGISNFVAPPLPAPVGPVPRYDNTGHPDKVDVPAEFPGGINKAREFIANNLMYPDEAQENEIEATAKVKFVVEKDGTVTNIQLEKKLGYGFDEEVMRIFKRMPKWKPALLKGQPVRSQFAMPISFRLH from the coding sequence ATGAAAAACAAACTAATTACCACCACCATTTTATGCCTTTGGCTGTGCGGTTTTTGCCACGCACAAGGCACCACGCCAGATTTCGCCTTTGCCTTGGGTAAAACCAATTACTTTATTGTGTTGAGCAATGGCAGCGCAAAAGCGCAAAACGATACGGCTTTTTATAATTTATACCGATTGGGCAAAACCCAACGAATTGGCAAAGAAATAAAACACGTAGTAAACAGAAGCACTGGCGATACGCTTAAAAGTGGCAGTTTTGAAACCAATGATCATCAAATATTTTTCTATGTAAAAGAAAAAAGCAAACCCTCCATATTAAGGTTATATACACAAAATGAAAAGGGTCTGCTTTCGCTTAAAACAGGTATATCAAACTTTGTTGCACCACCATTGCCTGCACCTGTTGGTCCAGTACCAAGATACGATAACACAGGCCACCCAGATAAGGTAGATGTTCCTGCTGAATTTCCGGGCGGGATCAACAAAGCCAGAGAGTTTATTGCCAATAATTTGATGTACCCAGATGAGGCACAAGAAAACGAGATTGAAGCCACAGCCAAGGTAAAATTTGTGGTTGAAAAAGATGGCACTGTAACCAATATACAGTTAGAGAAAAAGCTGGGTTACGGCTTTGACGAAGAAGTAATGAGGATATTTAAAAGAATGCCAAAATGGAAACCTGCACTACTTAAAGGACAGCCTGTAAGATCGCAATTTGCCATGCCAATTAGTTTTAGGCTGCATTAA
- a CDS encoding leucine-rich repeat domain-containing protein: MKIKSTLLFLMICIAALSFAQTKKPIKKKVNKPITAIKRELLPEPIKEPKPSQYGSNADPGMYLTEAPRSIGISLANGKTIAVYKISEIADVDFKIIKRFSLNNRYTKNVDEAELSTLISKVFNEAEQLEELELRNAKLKSLPEITRLNTSLKKLSVSENELEDLPIGFEKLVNLEELNIDGNKFKVLPNSLTKLKKLTSISMEKNPLSVFPNQLFEIPSLKAFYIYKSDIAELPNNFNKLPNLTEVVIQSTKISTLPSSFALLTKLKSIALEGNQFKDYPASILALKSLYNVNLSNNPIDKALFFKSIANIKWRGLFAIYDINFTKKDYEAVRTKLKLIDVYY, translated from the coding sequence ATGAAAATAAAATCGACTTTACTTTTTTTAATGATCTGCATTGCTGCATTAAGCTTTGCACAAACTAAAAAACCAATTAAAAAGAAAGTAAATAAACCGATTACAGCAATAAAACGTGAGCTGCTACCGGAACCAATAAAAGAGCCAAAACCTTCGCAATATGGCAGCAACGCAGATCCGGGCATGTATTTAACAGAAGCACCAAGGTCAATTGGGATTTCGCTAGCCAACGGAAAAACCATAGCTGTTTATAAAATTTCGGAAATTGCTGATGTAGATTTTAAAATAATTAAAAGATTTTCATTAAATAATCGCTATACGAAAAACGTTGATGAGGCAGAATTAAGTACTTTAATATCAAAAGTATTTAACGAAGCTGAGCAACTGGAAGAACTTGAATTACGCAATGCAAAACTAAAATCGCTGCCCGAAATTACACGATTAAATACGAGCCTAAAAAAACTTTCGGTAAGCGAAAACGAGTTAGAAGATTTGCCTATTGGCTTTGAGAAATTAGTGAATTTAGAAGAACTCAACATCGATGGAAATAAATTTAAGGTATTACCCAACAGTTTAACTAAACTCAAAAAACTCACATCAATTTCGATGGAAAAAAACCCGCTTTCGGTGTTTCCTAATCAGTTGTTTGAGATACCTAGCTTAAAAGCTTTTTACATTTACAAAAGTGATATTGCCGAGTTGCCAAATAATTTCAATAAGCTGCCAAACTTAACCGAAGTGGTCATTCAATCTACTAAAATTTCTACACTGCCATCGTCTTTTGCTTTGCTTACTAAGCTAAAATCAATAGCGCTCGAAGGTAACCAATTCAAAGATTATCCAGCCAGCATTTTGGCGTTAAAAAGTTTATATAACGTTAATTTAAGCAACAATCCAATTGACAAAGCCTTGTTCTTTAAATCCATTGCAAATATTAAGTGGCGTGGCTTATTTGCCATTTATGATATAAATTTCACTAAAAAAGATTACGAAGCAGTACGAACAAAGCTTAAACTTATTGATGTTTATTATTAG
- a CDS encoding XAC2610-related protein, whose protein sequence is MKKILIILLSALSFFEVKAQEAKVTSIINFTGTVGNYPIEMKLELDQQTDSVAGEYYYTKNSSLQKILLEGILEDGTLTLQEEVYNDKKGHYEKTGSFRLNYVDQIYLNGNWQKPGENAKELTVKLTARENLKTFSPSSYVFQYTRNRVKLDYLPADAQYYFNLLSLKVFVNKSMRWAFVDFDDVYTKEAEIILQDLNFDGYLDFKVPIYYPGLAKGDYAYRYFIYHPAKRGFIQNKQLNDMGVVFFDAVKKEAQTVDADGSGNEGTQYFKWQNGKLFIVKEERVYEDDPYMHYTYYKIENGKSVLIKTEKKK, encoded by the coding sequence ATGAAAAAAATACTTATCATACTATTATCAGCACTGTCTTTTTTTGAGGTAAAAGCGCAAGAAGCTAAAGTTACTTCGATTATAAATTTTACGGGAACAGTTGGCAACTACCCTATCGAGATGAAACTAGAGCTAGACCAACAAACGGATAGCGTAGCTGGCGAGTATTATTACACCAAAAACAGCAGTTTGCAAAAAATCTTATTAGAAGGCATTTTAGAAGATGGCACACTAACTTTACAAGAAGAGGTTTACAATGATAAAAAAGGGCATTATGAAAAAACGGGCAGCTTTAGGTTAAATTATGTAGATCAAATTTATTTAAACGGTAATTGGCAAAAACCTGGCGAAAACGCAAAAGAGTTAACGGTAAAACTTACTGCCAGAGAAAATTTAAAGACATTTAGTCCATCTAGCTATGTTTTTCAATATACTAGAAACCGGGTTAAATTAGATTACTTACCTGCCGATGCGCAATATTATTTCAATCTGCTTTCGTTAAAGGTTTTTGTGAATAAAAGTATGCGTTGGGCCTTTGTAGATTTTGATGATGTGTACACCAAAGAAGCTGAAATTATATTACAAGATTTGAATTTTGATGGCTACTTAGATTTTAAAGTTCCTATTTACTACCCCGGTTTGGCCAAAGGCGATTATGCTTATCGGTATTTTATCTACCACCCTGCCAAACGTGGCTTTATCCAAAACAAGCAATTAAACGATATGGGCGTGGTATTTTTTGATGCCGTTAAAAAAGAAGCCCAAACTGTAGATGCCGATGGCAGTGGTAATGAAGGAACCCAATATTTTAAATGGCAAAATGGTAAGTTGTTTATCGTAAAAGAAGAACGAGTGTACGAAGATGATCCCTACATGCATTACACTTACTATAAAATCGAAAATGGGAAATCTGTTTTAATTAAAACCGAAAAGAAAAAGTAG
- a CDS encoding DUF6688 domain-containing protein, translating into MIAAIILLLITCPILGYLFYKEIRRNAKPITVFGEFVYISLFFLSACLFSFIWLFNGDDYYTAIDVVDGGYTPFAAKHLPTLLVFFLLSMLALIKLWYKRRNLPPLLFSLCVVFVIIGLPISFAVLIQTGSNTLHGKGEFLFVPLPFFYIVTSIIVLNKIVSNEITFSATKNYRSKYLNYLNQKLAQTNSLPLWIFLMILPVFAVVVAILILFGQDANSITKVFTETTTWTFSQKTHPPFLEHNGHYLCTVAVCGTPKVVKPLRLGKRHGHEIVVNRQLLIANAFEELIQENAPRLHKVIRGFYDKYGYPLSRKITTAKASNAVYLLMKPLEYFFLLVLYLCSAKPEEKISRQYTI; encoded by the coding sequence ATGATTGCAGCCATCATTTTATTGCTTATTACTTGCCCTATTTTGGGCTATCTTTTTTACAAAGAAATTAGGCGAAACGCAAAGCCAATAACCGTTTTTGGCGAATTCGTTTACATCAGTCTATTTTTCTTATCAGCCTGTTTGTTTAGTTTTATTTGGCTTTTTAATGGCGATGATTATTATACTGCCATTGATGTTGTTGATGGTGGTTACACGCCATTTGCAGCTAAACATTTGCCTACGCTTTTGGTATTTTTCCTGCTATCCATGTTGGCGCTAATTAAACTCTGGTACAAGCGCCGTAATTTACCACCTTTGCTATTTTCACTCTGTGTGGTTTTTGTAATTATTGGCCTGCCTATAAGTTTTGCTGTCCTTATCCAAACGGGTAGCAACACCTTACATGGTAAAGGAGAATTTCTATTTGTGCCTTTGCCATTTTTTTACATCGTTACAAGCATTATAGTTTTAAACAAAATTGTAAGTAACGAAATTACCTTTTCGGCCACTAAAAACTACCGCAGCAAATATTTAAACTACCTCAACCAAAAACTAGCCCAAACCAATTCACTTCCTTTATGGATTTTTCTGATGATTTTGCCAGTCTTTGCAGTAGTGGTGGCTATTTTAATCCTCTTCGGACAAGATGCGAACTCGATCACTAAAGTTTTTACCGAAACCACCACTTGGACATTCTCTCAAAAAACACATCCGCCTTTTTTAGAACATAATGGCCATTACCTATGTACCGTTGCTGTTTGCGGAACGCCCAAAGTTGTAAAACCATTACGCTTGGGTAAAAGGCACGGTCACGAAATTGTGGTAAACCGCCAGTTGTTAATTGCCAATGCTTTTGAAGAATTGATACAAGAAAACGCACCTCGTTTGCACAAAGTGATTAGGGGATTTTACGATAAGTACGGTTATCCGCTATCGCGAAAAATTACTACAGCTAAAGCATCAAATGCCGTTTATCTATTAATGAAACCTCTAGAATATTTCTTTTTGTTAGTGCTTTATTTGTGTAGCGCCAAACCCGAAGAAAAAATTAGTAGACAGTATACAATTTAA
- a CDS encoding DUF4274 domain-containing protein — MTALTQEQKKLIDDNFYEGLDENELDKTKFELLTSPYELQYLAENHNWDGGVKILHWIAESSICSEATALELFWLSQPKEYQKYNLTENIDGDYVGDENEIFQLIKTVLNNFKNGFYKKTDIHFDPTVHIEAEQQVPEFMKQATNGEETYIYLEKSEVDNWFGETLENKIKRCDTPIELYNVASFVKYQLDNRAELILKHPLCDKGIALMLFWRLKTFRNIWFETSSLATEIVTKIRNNEYPEILAYNPKLDREIKMSEPKPKWKIPEMMKKPV; from the coding sequence ATGACAGCATTAACACAAGAGCAGAAGAAACTTATCGACGACAATTTCTATGAAGGACTTGACGAAAATGAGCTTGATAAGACAAAGTTTGAGTTATTAACATCGCCCTATGAACTTCAATATCTAGCAGAAAATCATAATTGGGACGGTGGAGTAAAAATATTACATTGGATTGCTGAAAGCAGTATTTGCAGTGAAGCGACTGCTTTAGAACTTTTTTGGTTATCACAACCAAAAGAGTATCAAAAATATAATCTAACTGAAAACATAGACGGCGATTATGTTGGAGACGAAAATGAAATATTTCAGCTAATTAAAACAGTGTTGAATAATTTCAAAAACGGTTTTTATAAAAAAACTGATATTCATTTTGACCCAACAGTTCACATAGAGGCAGAACAACAAGTTCCTGAATTTATGAAACAAGCAACAAATGGAGAAGAAACCTATATTTATTTAGAAAAAAGTGAAGTAGACAATTGGTTTGGAGAAACTTTGGAAAATAAAATCAAACGTTGCGACACACCAATAGAGCTTTATAACGTTGCCTCTTTTGTGAAGTATCAGCTTGATAATAGAGCTGAATTAATTCTAAAACACCCATTATGCGACAAGGGAATAGCACTTATGCTCTTTTGGCGGCTAAAAACATTTAGAAATATTTGGTTTGAAACAAGTTCATTGGCAACAGAAATCGTTACTAAAATTCGCAATAATGAGTATCCCGAAATTTTAGCCTATAACCCAAAATTAGATAGAGAAATTAAAATGAGTGAACCAAAGCCAAAATGGAAAATACCAGAAATGATGAAAAAACCAGTTTAA
- a CDS encoding DUF6694 family lipoprotein has translation MKNINSLLIISICMLLLAACGPTISGTDEQSFKTSKAKMEEKLDKAEKENLEKALRVIMLKAMKEKWNAPEKYEGKSFDKMVMEMIDGKSYSAIISYAEDFLKADRDEKVATATAEIDSLQKEKVKAEAIAKKLDAFKLTKVSISEDEGFDEKQPYLDLVFTNTSAESLMGEYMFNIEIFSKKTGERIAAQGQGGTWNDDYAIKPNETYQHHEPLLSEAREHSNLWKTAKYPINDFAPYDLVIKAYATKITTKTDGTIERPKQDAAYFDAEIKKLNEEIKALKEQKATLDELELTDN, from the coding sequence ATGAAAAACATCAACTCATTACTCATTATTTCTATCTGTATGCTCCTACTTGCTGCTTGCGGCCCAACCATTTCTGGTACAGACGAACAGTCTTTTAAAACCTCTAAAGCCAAAATGGAAGAAAAACTAGACAAAGCAGAAAAAGAGAACCTCGAAAAAGCTTTGCGTGTAATAATGCTAAAAGCGATGAAAGAGAAATGGAATGCGCCAGAAAAATACGAAGGCAAATCGTTCGATAAAATGGTAATGGAAATGATTGATGGCAAAAGCTACAGCGCAATCATCAGCTATGCGGAAGATTTTTTAAAAGCAGATAGAGATGAAAAAGTTGCAACTGCAACAGCCGAGATAGATAGTTTGCAGAAAGAAAAAGTAAAGGCGGAAGCCATTGCTAAAAAGTTAGATGCTTTTAAATTAACGAAAGTTTCGATTAGTGAAGATGAAGGTTTTGATGAGAAGCAACCTTATTTAGATTTAGTTTTTACCAATACGTCTGCAGAAAGTTTGATGGGTGAGTATATGTTCAACATCGAAATTTTCTCTAAAAAAACAGGTGAAAGAATTGCAGCACAAGGACAAGGTGGTACTTGGAATGACGATTACGCCATTAAACCAAATGAAACTTATCAGCACCACGAACCTTTACTATCAGAGGCCAGGGAACATTCTAACTTATGGAAAACGGCAAAATACCCAATAAACGATTTTGCTCCTTACGATTTGGTAATTAAAGCATACGCCACTAAAATAACTACCAAAACGGATGGTACTATTGAAAGGCCAAAGCAAGATGCCGCCTATTTTGATGCAGAGATTAAAAAATTAAACGAAGAGATTAAAGCCCTTAAAGAACAAAAAGCAACTTTAGATGAGTTGGAATTAACCGATAATTAA
- a CDS encoding toxin-antitoxin system YwqK family antitoxin, producing the protein MKNSYKFATILMFTCCATSLYAQIPEEIQWKHLVKTYTADSSDLMLSLNGKYLNGQYKIPLDEQSYALYTIKNGMITGDAFWYTNGGRLECKLVYKRGVRNGLKENYDSEGKVWLRQEYKNGKKNGLSEMFSGGKLINKSVYKADKKHGLSQTFSGDRLTTATFYENDLKNGTSKNYGFDGKLTLEANYADDKRNGVYRVYNDGQLITETNYKNDLQHGLSTTYALGKKTMDAEFVNGKRHGVAHMYKPDGTVLFTHYYLAGEKVSEAVFKKAQQ; encoded by the coding sequence ATGAAAAACAGTTACAAGTTTGCCACTATTTTAATGTTTACGTGCTGCGCTACCTCGCTTTACGCCCAAATACCAGAAGAAATACAGTGGAAACATTTAGTAAAAACCTATACCGCAGATAGCAGCGATTTGATGTTGAGCCTGAACGGCAAATACCTTAACGGGCAATACAAAATTCCGCTGGATGAGCAAAGCTATGCCCTGTACACCATTAAAAACGGAATGATTACCGGAGATGCTTTTTGGTACACCAACGGCGGCCGCTTGGAGTGCAAATTGGTTTACAAACGCGGTGTACGCAATGGTTTAAAAGAAAATTACGATAGCGAAGGTAAAGTTTGGTTGCGTCAGGAGTATAAAAATGGCAAGAAAAATGGGCTAAGCGAAATGTTTAGTGGTGGCAAACTCATTAATAAATCGGTTTACAAGGCCGATAAAAAGCATGGCCTATCGCAAACTTTCTCTGGCGATAGACTTACTACAGCTACTTTTTACGAAAACGATTTGAAAAATGGTACGTCGAAAAATTATGGTTTTGATGGGAAGTTAACACTAGAGGCAAATTACGCTGATGATAAGCGAAATGGCGTGTACCGCGTTTATAACGACGGCCAACTGATAACCGAAACCAATTACAAAAACGATCTGCAACACGGCTTATCTACTACCTACGCCCTAGGTAAAAAGACCATGGATGCCGAATTTGTAAATGGCAAACGCCATGGCGTGGCACACATGTACAAGCCTGATGGCACTGTGCTTTTTACGCATTATTATTTAGCTGGAGAGAAAGTGAGCGAAGCCGTTTTTAAGAAAGCGCAGCAATAA
- a CDS encoding DUF2931 family protein translates to MENSEVDKQKNSNLSLGLIALNILLTLILASNITAANDPDGIAFLMVLVISATILLGGYAITYHGKGYRWAKWLFGVLLIISLGFIGLLWYAAGLAAAFKKLMPMKVNKLNKFYIGLAVLLVVGIIYRKISYKSWERYNYSVAVNAPETFPVHIREAYFLLPNDDFESADYEDVNNFTTTWGVNYGTTNHARSARLPQQLVLKYFSYRDRNFYADTLNLPQQEMLDVFKSAEKNNQFLRLSEYAGLKKGLSFVIGVADNGHVIVWLRGIYLEKEVLRAKLKPVTPTKDDLYYEKTLTAEAYFAHAFENLSDSLKTVYKNGFDGKANYIDTPSRYIQKNTELWEYQEKNGYIDYKKGN, encoded by the coding sequence ATGGAAAATTCTGAGGTAGATAAACAGAAAAACAGCAATTTGTCGCTGGGGTTAATTGCATTAAACATCTTATTAACGCTAATTTTAGCTAGTAACATAACCGCAGCTAATGACCCAGATGGCATTGCATTTTTGATGGTTTTGGTTATTTCGGCAACCATTTTATTGGGCGGTTATGCCATTACCTACCATGGCAAAGGTTACCGATGGGCAAAATGGTTATTTGGTGTTTTGCTCATTATTTCGTTAGGTTTTATTGGCTTGCTTTGGTACGCAGCGGGGCTGGCAGCAGCTTTTAAAAAACTAATGCCCATGAAAGTTAACAAGCTCAACAAATTTTATATTGGCTTAGCTGTGCTGCTTGTTGTAGGCATTATTTATAGAAAAATAAGCTACAAAAGCTGGGAGCGATACAATTATTCGGTAGCGGTAAATGCACCAGAAACTTTCCCTGTACACATTAGAGAAGCTTATTTTTTGCTACCAAACGATGATTTTGAAAGTGCAGACTATGAAGATGTAAATAACTTTACCACTACTTGGGGAGTAAATTATGGCACTACAAACCATGCCCGTTCGGCAAGGTTGCCCCAGCAATTGGTTTTAAAATATTTTTCCTATCGCGATCGAAATTTCTATGCTGATACCTTGAATTTGCCTCAACAAGAAATGCTGGACGTATTTAAGTCTGCCGAAAAAAACAATCAGTTTTTAAGACTTTCGGAATATGCCGGACTTAAGAAAGGCTTGAGTTTCGTAATTGGAGTAGCAGACAACGGCCATGTTATTGTTTGGCTAAGAGGCATTTATTTAGAAAAAGAGGTATTGCGAGCTAAATTAAAACCTGTTACACCTACCAAAGATGATTTGTACTACGAAAAAACGCTAACAGCGGAAGCGTATTTTGCACATGCTTTCGAAAATTTAAGCGATAGTTTAAAAACGGTTTACAAAAATGGTTTCGATGGTAAAGCAAATTACATTGATACGCCCTCTCGCTACATCCAAAAAAACACAGAACTGTGGGAATATCAAGAGAAAAATGGCTACATAGATTATAAAAAAGGAAATTAG
- a CDS encoding peroxiredoxin family protein: MKISIAKITVMDKVNFIFLLLIPLMMTACSQAPQEKTLAEELAEIRAKQIDFFQNATPKAFSAKAIDGSTINSEDYKGKYWVLFAYNNSYLTKSESYDMVAELKNTHQLYGEKIPMVAIIDGFCDNDAQLKKQVDSAKFSFPQIDNTQAPNKNKKVEHNIFCTPAKIIIDPNGKVVYNGCGGKTEKFDLMLAALIKQEKL, encoded by the coding sequence ATGAAAATTTCGATTGCTAAAATAACCGTCATGGATAAAGTGAACTTTATTTTTTTGTTACTAATACCTCTGATGATGACAGCCTGTAGCCAAGCGCCGCAAGAAAAAACTTTGGCAGAAGAATTAGCAGAAATAAGAGCCAAACAAATAGATTTTTTTCAAAACGCAACGCCCAAAGCCTTTAGCGCAAAAGCAATAGATGGAAGCACAATTAATTCGGAAGATTATAAAGGCAAATACTGGGTGCTTTTTGCTTATAACAACAGCTATTTAACCAAAAGCGAAAGTTACGATATGGTTGCCGAACTAAAAAACACACATCAATTATATGGAGAGAAAATACCAATGGTAGCCATAATTGATGGCTTTTGTGATAACGATGCCCAACTGAAAAAACAAGTAGACAGTGCAAAATTCAGTTTTCCGCAAATAGATAACACGCAAGCACCAAATAAAAACAAAAAAGTAGAACACAATATTTTTTGTACACCAGCAAAAATAATAATAGACCCAAATGGCAAGGTTGTTTATAATGGTTGTGGCGGTAAAACCGAGAAATTTGATTTAATGCTGGCCGCTTTAATTAAGCAGGAAAAACTATAG